Proteins from one Malaya genurostris strain Urasoe2022 chromosome 2, Malgen_1.1, whole genome shotgun sequence genomic window:
- the LOC131430430 gene encoding WASH complex subunit 2, producing the protein MALTPDELRKRIPQWSLESDGQLLQYMKQISKNLQDKCQQTKDNLNQLLLEVDECHIRFANASNNFNGIQQIKFVENRVKDDDESFYSAREEEVEKGEKHPYSEIFQMTVENSITNMYKCFEKVTVQLASDSDSDDDEDDEEATARNTVLRAVQKYPYIRRPLPHIIGSQEWREKWHAGLIDSEEESEAEAKEQYSDSSDSDTMFPSQTNSNHTPSESEGSVWGVHSDPRRRAPSMEHSVSGDDALSIHSTSSSIRPPGMRSLNQPNKVQVLPTVHSLKPPFLFPDQPPDDTVSVSSRSKVHNLFEESDEDEATPVHKPQAQPTNVQSSYFRGNRPTRQTVNLFSDEPPSPVNNYESTTPKPTTSAGRFQQKKPVNLFIESDDEDNTFNNNVPPTSVYESEPPEQPEPAKRKVNLFDDDDDYDDDEQDNSKRPNNVFDKKTDGGRVFDAINNNPHEEEDLFVPVKKSVNGNSESRGVRRITDLFDDEPPVDDFDEIFKPKATNRKLLPGGKLVLPAMPKVDSVEKKQGSETTVPAKKVNLFEDENCVSENVVPQKTPVDFKQKNEASKKAVVVATPKKMINLFADDDNDDDLDIFRTNVVGNQKSSTKSSGILPKRKVNLFDDSDEDDDVKIEKAPSKSNADAKTIESENVTATKEPVSSSIRSAILKKKSIFDSESEEDDEEEALFVSKKAIDPDRHEPESLPRKVEAIQQQQKTVDSSVVRNFIDEVRTTPAKDKPPIPDEPPVIGSSELSPAKVVDNQKHIDVSNDIDYYLTTNTIPTVSHQMDMPNDEIQVDSGADNHNILGFDSDISNLKKDPLEENSTPSTAADPNEMPDINLAEPTLGENIEHVTPSKSALAFSSVGLFDDVPPPDDEDFEELRSALAVDHTEDGFLGTRLPVLPSSSSNGNSSRYFFLDDDGPPPDDVAGSSSRDEVDDVEVNPPELLPKGISSITEERNRNELGYESTRENSKINRLSAKVNIDVNALLPGARRPQKQQSDSVFVVPSTESFISQVKSDEHPKTQTEAVDSETKLVGLNKSRARIQAKRKPSSRQNRRTNYQNSLDSSQRDDSSSPDREVRVVVGSEVKTQHVEVTAAHLTVNHLLSNELSKKLSNIKVDDDDVNVSKNIERKIPDPAQVESLSKPQKISVSAVDKPKPSSSAKLFSESESDDDDLFKTLSKTRKDTVFEKPVITASQEISPAVTRPVPAPSNNKISQSIFDESDNDDDGLFSIPKSNKPVTATSASTNKVTNRKPTSQSRSIFASDEDDDSDDIFSGAKRKPLTKSEPPLATAKAKTAVPINSSKTLFGDEEENDEDLFGSKSKAQSKPVSSQTESRKAEKSRAKTLSSVSGDPLADLLGS; encoded by the exons aaCCTTCAAGACAAGTGCCAGCAAACCAAGGATAACCTGAACCAGCTGCTGCTGGAGGTGGATGAATGTCACATTCGTTTCGCGAATGCATCCAACAACTTCAATGGCATACAGCAGATAAAATTTGTGGAAAATCGTGTTAAAGACGACGATGAAAGTTTCTATTCTGCACGGGAGGAAGAAGTGGAAAAGGGGGAAAAGCATCCGTACAGTGAAATATTCCAGATGACAGTGGAAAACTCGATCACGAATATGTACAAATGCTTTGAAAAGGTGACTGTCCAGCTGGCTAGTGATAGCGATAGCGATGACGACGAAGATGACGAAGAAGCCACTGCCAGAAACACTGTACTAAGAGCAGTACAGAAGTATCCGTATATCAGAAGACCCCTGCCGCACATTATTGGTTCGCAGGAGTGGAGGGAAAAATGGCACGCTGGATTGATCGATTCCGAAGAGGAATCGGAAGCTGAAGCCAAGGAACAGTATTCCGATTCCAGCGATAGCGATACGATGTTTCCGTCACAAACTAACAGCAATCATACGCCATCGGAATCTGAGGGTTCGGTATGGGGAGTTCATTCGGATCCAAGAAGACGAGCTCCATCGATGGAACACAGTGTATCCGGGGATGATGCCTTATCTATTCATTCCACATCCAGTTCGATTAGACCGCCGGGTATGAGGTCACTAAATCAACCGAACAAGGTTCAGGTATTACCAACAGTCCATTCGCTCAAACCACCGTTCTTGTTTCCCGACCAGCCACCAGATGATACTGTCAGTGTTTCGTCCAGATCCAAGGTGCACAATCTGTTTGAAGAATCAGATGAAGATGAGGCTACTCCCGTTCATAAACCACAGGCGCAACCAACGAATGTTCAATCGTCCTACTTCAGGGGGAATCGACCAACCAGACAAACGGTGAACTTGTTCTCTGATGAACCTCCGTCACCGGTGAATAACTATGAATCAACTACGCCGAAACCAACGACTAGTGCTGGAAGATTTCAACAAAAGAAACCAGTCAATTTGTTCATTGAAAGCGACGATGAAGATAATACATTTAATAACAATGTTCCACCTACTAGTGTTTACGAAAGTGAACCTCCGGAACAACCGGAACCAGCAAAGAGGAAAGTCAACCtatttgatgatgatgatgattatgatGATGACGAACAAGATAACAGCAAACGACCGAATaatgttttcgataaaaagactgATGGCGGTAGAGTTTTCGATGCAATTAATAACAATCCTCACGAGGAAGAAGATCTGTTCGTACCGGTGAAAAAATCCGTTAACGGAAACTCGGAAAGTCGCGGCGTTCGTAGGATAACAGATCTTTTCGACGATGAACCACCAGTCGAcgattttgatgaaatatttAAACCAAAAGCAACTAACAGGAAACTGCTACCGGGGGGAAAATTGGTATTACCTGCAATGCCGAAAGTTGATTCTGTTGAAAAGAAACAAGGTTCGGAAACAACTGTACCTGCGAAAAAGGTTAATCTCTTTGAGGATGAAAATTGTGTCTCCGAGAACGTTGTGCCCCAGAAGACCCCAGTTGATTTTAAACAGAAAAATGAGGCGAGTAAAAAGGCAGTGGTTGTCGCAACTCCTAAGAAGATGATTAACCTTTTTGCTGATGACGATAATGATGACGACCTCGACATATTCCGAACGAACGTGGTAGGTAATCAGAAATCATCGACGAAGTCATCGGGCATACTACCTAAACGAAAAGTCAATCTGTTCGATGATAGTGATGAAGATGATGATGTCAAAATTGAAAAAGCTCCAAGCAAGAGTAACGCAGATGCAAAAACGATAGAATCGGAGAATGTCACTGCCACCAAGGAACCGGTTTCGTCAAGTATAAGATCAGCAATtctgaagaaaaaatcaatttttgattcagaatcAGAGGAGGACGACGAAGAAGAGGCACTGTTTGTGAGCAAAAAAGCCATCGATCCAGACAGGCATGAACCTGAGTCTCTTCCAAGAAAGGTTGAAGCGATCCAACAACAGCAGAAAACTGTTGACAGTTCAGTGGTGAGAaattttattgatgaagttcgTACGACACCAGCGAAGGATAAACCTCCAATTCCAGATGAACCACCGGTTATTGGTTCTTCAGAACTAAGCCCTGCTAAAGTAGTAGATAACCAAAAAcatattgatgtttcaaatGATATTGATTATTATTTGACTACGAACACAATACCAACTGTATCTCATCAAATGGACATGCCTAACGATGAAATTCAGGTTGATTCCGGGGCAGATAATCATAACATTCTAGGATTTGATTCTGATATTTCAAATCTCAAAAAAGATCCGTTGGAAGAAAATAGCACACCCTCAACGGCTGCAGACCCTAATGAGATGCCAGATATAAATCTAGCAGAACCTACTCTTGGTGAAAATATAGAACATGTCACGCCATCGAAAAGTGCCTTAGCCTTTAGTTCCGTGGGATTGTTTGATGATGTTCCACCACCAGATGACGAAGATTTCGAAGAGCTTCGATCGGCGCTGGCCGTCGATCACACTGAAGATGGATTTCTCGGTACTCGGCTTCCTGTCCTGCCTAGCAGTTCGTCCAATGGTAATTCCAGTCGATATTTCTTTTTGGATGATGATGGGCCTCCGCCGGATGATGTAGCAGGGTCATCGAGTAGAGACGAAGTGGATGATGTTGAAGTAAATCCCCCCGAATTGCTCCCGAAGGGAATATCTAGCATAACCGAAGAAAGAAACCGAAATGAGTTGGGCTATGAGAGTACAAGGGAAAACTCTAAAATAAATAGACTAAGTGCCAAAGTTAACATCGACGTGAATGCTTTATTACCTGGTGCTCGTAGACCTCAGAAGCAGCAGAGCGATTCAGTGTTCGTAGTTCCTAGTACAGAAAGTTTCATTAGTCAAGTCAAGTCTGATGAACATCCCAAAACGCAGACCGAAGCAGTTGACAGTGAAACGAAGCTAGTAGGATTGAACAAAAGTCGAGCTCGAATCCAAGCAAAACGAAAACCATCATCTCGACAAAACCGGAGAACGAATTATCAAAACAGCTTGGATTCAAGTCAGCGCGATGATTCGTCGTCACCCGATAGGGAGGTCCGTGTGGTAGTCGGATCCGAAGTGAAAACTCAACATGTAGAAGTAACTGCTGCTCACCTCACCGTGAATCATTTGCTATCCAatgagctttccaaaaagttgtCCAATATAAAAGTCGATGACGATGACGTTAATGTTAGTAAAAACATTGAAAGGAAAATCCCTGATCCTGCACAGGTCGAATCGCTATCGAAGCCACAGAAGATATCAGTGTCAGCTGTAGACAAACCAAAACCGTCTTCTTCTGCCAAGCTATTCTCCGAAAGCGAATCAGATGATGATGACTTGTTTAAAACTTTAAGCAAAACTAGAAAGGATACTGTTTTCGAAAAACCAGTGATTACAGCAAGCCAAGAAATCTCTCCTGCCGTCACACGTCCAGTTCCTGCACCTTCGAATAATAAAATCTCACAATCGATCTTTGATGAATCAGATAATGACGACGATGGTCTGTTCTCAATACCTAAATCGAACAAACCAGTCACTGCTACTTCAGCCTCTACAAACAAAGTTACTAATCGGAAACCAACCAGTCAAAGCAGGAGCATATTCGCGTCTGATGAGGATGATGACAGTGACGATATTTTTAGTGGAGCAAAGCGCAAACCACTAACCAAATCGGAACCTCCTCTGGCGACTGCTAAAGCGAAGACAGCGGTTCCGATTAATTCTAGTAAAACTTTATTCGGTGACGAAGAGGAAAACGACGAGGATCTCTTTGGCTCCAAAAGCA aagctCAATCGAAACCTGTTTCATCACAAACGGAAAGCAGAAAAGCAGAGAAATCGCGAGCGAAAACCTTATCGTCTGTTAGTGGTGATCCGTTAGCGGATTTACTTGGGTCGTGA